One window of Microbacterium sp. 1S1 genomic DNA carries:
- the pglX gene encoding BREX-1 system adenine-specific DNA-methyltransferase PglX yields MDTKPLESFAKTARRELIAAVSAQASAVLAPGSVARTERADTVRRLESEIAAHSHEHVIDKVAYTWFNRLIALRFMDAKGYTGAGVVSPAHGQVHGQPEILANAKRGDIDADIVTSSATRDAILGLLDGTRRSTDAEGEAYALLLTEYCRYWHKSMPFMFEREGDYTELLVPAGLLTDGGIVARARNVLTEGVCDDVEVIGWLYQFYISERKDEVFAGFKKNKKAGADEIPAATQLFTPHWIVRYLVENSVGRLWMLNRPASRLLDSMDYYIEPVDEETDFLVLSGPEELSVIDPACGSGHMLTYAFDLLYAIYEEEGYAPSEIPSLILTHNIHGTEIDPRAGALAAFALTMKARAKDRRFLARDVKPSICVIEPIRFGVDEIQLLTADVVHESADEVFWNQFEHADTFGSLIQPDLGPLSAVADSLEHFDEADSLLFADAVGRARKLVRQVEVLSAKYAVVIANPPYMGSKQMNGLLSQFMKDRYPDSKSDLFASFIERCTNLAGPRGTVAMITMQSWMFLSSYEKLRASLLTKQRITSMLHLGARAFDSIGGDVVSSTAFTMTNVPPEARGTDRTRAGTFIRLVNGTSESEKATALSTALELRSKDAGFHLASDADFLAIPGSPIVYWLSERVLGAFSANKLLGEITQPREGLTSTDNARFKRQWWEVGLSKCSLDAPSRDYAANSGATWFPLNSGGPYRLWYGNTDIVINWRDDGADMKRFIIEKMKVSYSKQIRSEKCYFQPSISVGKITSSTPSFRFYPAGFVIDSASKCLYFDSHEDRMSALGVCNSPFAITILAATSPTINMTGEALASLPFRRSPVVASLARELVESAKADWNQSETSWAFASNPLVTAFRTSAL; encoded by the coding sequence ATGGACACGAAACCCCTCGAGAGTTTCGCAAAGACCGCACGCCGCGAACTGATCGCTGCGGTCTCTGCGCAAGCGTCGGCTGTGCTCGCCCCCGGGTCCGTGGCGCGAACTGAGCGAGCAGACACGGTGCGCCGCCTCGAAAGCGAGATCGCCGCGCACAGCCACGAACACGTGATCGACAAGGTCGCCTACACCTGGTTCAACCGACTCATCGCCCTGCGATTTATGGACGCTAAGGGTTATACGGGTGCCGGAGTCGTCTCGCCCGCTCACGGCCAGGTGCACGGCCAACCTGAGATCCTCGCCAACGCGAAGCGCGGCGATATCGATGCCGATATCGTGACGAGCTCAGCCACGCGTGACGCCATTCTTGGTCTACTTGACGGCACTCGCCGCAGCACCGATGCGGAGGGCGAAGCATACGCACTGCTACTCACCGAGTACTGCCGGTACTGGCACAAATCGATGCCGTTCATGTTCGAACGCGAGGGTGACTACACCGAACTGCTCGTCCCCGCGGGCTTGCTCACTGACGGCGGCATCGTGGCCCGCGCCCGCAACGTGCTCACCGAGGGGGTCTGCGACGACGTAGAGGTCATCGGCTGGCTCTACCAGTTCTACATCTCCGAGCGGAAAGATGAAGTCTTCGCCGGGTTCAAGAAGAACAAGAAGGCGGGGGCCGACGAAATCCCCGCCGCCACACAGCTCTTCACCCCGCACTGGATCGTCCGCTACCTCGTCGAGAACTCGGTCGGCAGGCTGTGGATGCTCAATAGGCCGGCGTCCCGGCTCCTCGACAGCATGGACTACTACATCGAGCCCGTTGACGAGGAGACTGATTTTCTGGTTCTCTCCGGGCCCGAAGAGTTGAGCGTGATTGACCCAGCCTGCGGATCGGGCCACATGCTCACCTACGCTTTCGATCTCCTCTACGCGATCTATGAGGAGGAAGGTTATGCACCCTCTGAGATCCCGAGTCTGATCCTCACGCACAATATTCATGGCACCGAGATCGACCCACGCGCCGGTGCGCTCGCAGCGTTCGCGCTCACCATGAAGGCGCGTGCGAAGGACCGCCGATTCCTTGCTCGTGATGTCAAGCCGTCGATCTGCGTGATCGAGCCAATCAGATTTGGCGTCGATGAGATCCAGCTACTTACTGCTGACGTGGTCCACGAGTCGGCAGATGAGGTGTTCTGGAATCAGTTCGAGCATGCCGATACCTTCGGATCGCTGATTCAGCCTGATCTGGGCCCGTTGAGTGCCGTGGCTGACTCACTCGAGCATTTCGACGAGGCTGACTCCTTGCTGTTCGCAGATGCCGTAGGGCGTGCACGGAAGCTCGTGCGGCAAGTTGAGGTGCTCTCTGCAAAGTACGCGGTGGTGATCGCGAACCCACCGTACATGGGCAGCAAGCAGATGAACGGCCTCCTTTCACAGTTCATGAAGGACAGGTACCCCGATTCGAAGTCCGACCTGTTCGCGAGCTTCATCGAGCGCTGCACGAACCTCGCCGGACCTCGAGGAACCGTAGCCATGATCACGATGCAGTCCTGGATGTTCCTCAGCTCGTACGAGAAGCTCCGCGCCTCACTCCTCACCAAGCAGCGGATCACCTCGATGCTGCACCTTGGCGCTCGCGCCTTTGATTCGATCGGGGGCGATGTCGTCTCTTCGACCGCGTTCACCATGACGAACGTACCGCCAGAAGCCCGCGGTACTGACCGCACGCGCGCGGGCACCTTCATCCGTCTCGTGAATGGGACCTCCGAATCGGAGAAGGCTACCGCACTGAGCACGGCCCTTGAGCTCCGGTCTAAGGACGCGGGTTTCCATCTCGCGTCGGACGCAGACTTCCTGGCGATTCCTGGCTCGCCGATCGTCTACTGGCTCAGTGAAAGAGTGTTAGGCGCCTTCAGCGCAAACAAACTTCTGGGAGAGATTACGCAACCCCGTGAGGGGCTGACCTCAACAGACAATGCCAGGTTCAAGCGGCAGTGGTGGGAAGTCGGTCTCTCGAAATGTTCCCTCGACGCTCCGTCGCGTGACTACGCGGCGAACAGCGGTGCCACTTGGTTTCCCTTGAACTCCGGCGGACCGTACCGTCTCTGGTATGGCAACACCGACATCGTGATCAATTGGCGAGACGATGGCGCGGACATGAAGAGGTTCATTATCGAGAAGATGAAGGTCTCATACTCCAAGCAGATTCGCAGTGAGAAGTGCTACTTTCAGCCGTCGATTTCGGTGGGGAAGATCACGTCCTCGACACCGTCATTCAGGTTCTATCCAGCTGGATTTGTCATCGATTCCGCCAGCAAGTGCCTGTACTTCGACTCCCACGAGGACCGCATGTCAGCCCTCGGCGTTTGCAACTCCCCGTTCGCGATCACCATCCTGGCTGCGACCTCTCCGACAATCAATATGACGGGCGAAGCGCTGGCCTCTCTGCCCTTCCGCCGTTCACCCGTCGTGGCATCGCTAGCCCGAGAACTCGTCGAGTCTGCCAAAGCTGATTGGAATCAATCGGAGACGTCTTGGGCATTCGCATCCAATCCGCTCGTAACGGCATTCCGCACGTCTGCGTTGTAA